The DNA window TGACACATCCATGATCTAtgcagatgctttctgtatgAATAATGCTCTCACTGGCTTTTCCACCATATCAATGttgtaagtatgttttggaagttaacattttcttaaatggaatatatatttctaataatacttacctcACTTCATATTTTCTTGACCTTCCTTCCCACCAAGAGCTATTATTAGAGACTGGAATTGAGACATTCTTGAGAAAGTGATAAATGAGGTGCCTATATACAGTATCAGGATAGAGGACACATTGATGTAGGTGGAGAGTGTCACAAGACAAATATCGTCAAGGGCAATTAAGTGGAGTGTGGGAGACTGGAACAAGCAAGACAAAATCAGACCAGTCTTTGCTTAGGTGGGTAAGAGAAGAAATGCTGACAGTCAAGTAATAGCTGAAGTGTGAGAGGagttaagtattattggaaatacgttttcaatttaagaaaatgttgatATAATAACTTTGTGGAAGATCTGTAagtatatattactttaataagagtagttatattattgttgttgtagtCTACACTTCAAGTTCTATATTCACTAGTTTAAAAAAGTGAGTATTTTGTTAAGTTACTGTAACACTGTGATGATTTGTTGTAAAAATTTGTTAATCTGTGTTTTATAGGGCAGCTGATCTTAGCCTATGTTTAGGAACAACCCTTCAAATAGTTCCTAGTGGAGGACTACCTCTTCTTACTAAAAAGAATGGTGGACGCTTAGTGATTTGTAACCTTCAACCCACAAATTGTGTAAGATGTTTATCATGTAATTTATTGCAccttttgaattttattaataatctatattCTAGGCAATTACATGCTGGTGTGTCCCAAAAATTGGGTAGTTCTTATCTTAGTTCTCATCCACTATCGTGATGAAACAAAGTTTGATTCACTCCGTGTCTAACTTTTAGCTTGtaaattgtttaactaaaataTACCTATGGTCACCTATATATGCTGAATTTGTTTTTGACAAGTTTCTGCTGTACAACAACATAGAATAGTTCACCATTCATACATTAATGCAAAAACCAATGAAGAGAGGTCCTGTGTTCTTGTAAGTTGAGTCCCCAGGATATTTTATAGTGAATCTGTTGGAAGCTGGGGCTTTTGACAAGTTATGGCAGCAGGTCCATTTCATTAATTAGGAAACATTCTGTAATAGTATGGAAGAACAAAGATCCATTTCTGTGAATTTTCCAAACTACCGTATTGTATATAATGTCAAGTACTTTTCATGCACATGAAACCAGACCACATTGCAGATTGTACTGTAAAAGATTAAACTAACAGTGCCAGTCACTTGGGAGTACTTAGGAAGCTTGAAGAAAATTGGGCTTCAACTATGGCTTAGCATAatcaagtaaataaaaccaactaGTTATTTGCATGCTGAATTATGGAGCTTCCTATTGCCAAATAAAAGTTGCATTTGATATTTTCTAACTGTGCTATAATAGCCTGGATATGCTATCTGGACACTTACATAGTCCAAAAAAGATTTAGGGGTGGTTATCTTAAGTTAACAACAGAAGCATAAAATTACTACTTGACAGTATCAGGTGACAAAGGTTTGTCAGAAATGATTTTGGCAAGTAAATGAGGCTAACATCTGTAAAGAAGGAATCAGAAGATAATTAAGTAATATTAGGTTGTATATTGGAAGAATAGTCATAGACTCACCTTTTAAATGTAAGGCATTGAACACATTTACTGGCTAGAGCACATGAGCATGTTGAATGAACAGATGATCACTGAGCTCTTTGTTCTTGAAACAAGCTCTCTTTCTGCTTGCAGTACAGTATGGATGTATCACACAGCAAAAAACAACTGGCCTTGCCTAGTATGCTGCTCTGAGAATGGTTTAATTATGGAACAGGCTGGTATTCACTTTTATGGTTTCACTGAACTATACACTGTCTAAGGAcatattattagtattttaagcCAGAAGTATAATGGAAAAAATTTGTACACTGTTATGAGGTTATTTGCAGTTGCAGCTGCCCACAACCAATGAAACCTTGCTCAGGATCTGTTGAATGCTCCTTTTATCCTTCCTTCTTACAGTGTGGACAATCTCTGATGATAGTTGGACAAGGCTTATACATTGGAAGGTGTTCCACTTCCTCCTCACTGGCCAGATTTACATTTGTTCATAGATGCATCCCTTCAGGGCTGGAGTGAGCAGGCTGTTTACCAGGAGGCTTCTGGTCATTGGTTGATGGAGGAACATTTTCTTCATATCGGTGTCTTTGATCCCTTTGCTGTTTATCAAGCGTTGGATCACGTTCTTCCCAACTCCAATTCAACAGTGGTGACTTATATCAGTGACCAATGTGGCACCTGGTTGAGATTGCTGTGTTTTTCAAAATTGAATCTTCTCTTTTGGGCTCACAATCATCACATTTATTTTAAGGGGGATCATATATCAGGTGCTTTCAACCTTGTGATGGATCATCTTTCACAACTTGACCAGGTTTACCCAATGGAAGGGCCCCTTCATTCCCTTTTCATTCAGTGGGGTATTCCTTATAATGATGCATTTACCACCACCCTCAATCACTAGTAACTTTTGTTTTGGTCCTTGGCTCCCCAATATTGGGCTTTGGTTATAGATACTTCCAGCCAGGATTGGTTAAACAAGTTTCCTTATGTTTATTTTCCTATCCAATTGCTTTATTGGTTAGTTTCCCTCATCCATATCACTCTGTACAAAGTTCTTCTGATTGCTTGTTACTGGCCTGCTCAACCATGATTTCCTTGATTACTTCAATAATATATTCCCTCCTGAACCTCTTCCTTCTTCCCCTGACCTCATTCATCAACCCAAGCCACTAGTTCTCAATCCCACTCTTCACACCTGGCTTCTGTCCAGTCCCAGGTGAGGAGATCTGGTTTCTTACATCAGATGGCATTTTATATACCACATTCCATTTGTCCTTCATCCATGGTAGTGTATTAGCAGAAATGGAATTTAATTTTATCTGGGTCCTGGCTTGGCATATCCTAGTAGTATTGGCTTTCATCAGCACACTTATTTATGCTATTTCATAAACCTTGTTTCAAAATTACTACAAAATGtatacattgaaatatttagGAATGTCTTGCAGTCCACATAAAAGGTAGATCACAATAGGCTCatttatacagaaaaacaaaactacaagcACATTTAACACAGAAAGCCCTTTTATAtagttaaaaagttattttgtagtAAAGTAATCTGTAAGTGATTGTGGAAAATGGTGAAAAATAAAGTCCTAAATTTTTCTCTTCACATGAATGTTGTAGCAAATATCCATTAGATTTATGAAGATTTACAAGtggatattaaaatattgttcaatTATTATAGACTATTATACAAGGGATATAAGAAGCATACTGTTGTGAGATAAattgataattacaattaatacTGAAGATTTGTGGTTTAAAAATACTGGGATAGACCATGCACAGTGTTTATCACTATATTTGATATGCTAATTTGTTAAgtgtctctttttttctttttattgtgttttaatagagaaacattactatttttttgtttcagGATCAGTCTGCAGATGTTATCATTCATGACTATATTGATAATTTGATTGAGAAAATAGCAGCACATTTAGGTGTCTCTATTCCTATGTATTGTCCTGAAAAAGATCCCACACTTAAGGCCAAGTCTTCATTGGTAGAATATTCTCCACTAAGACATCTTCCTCCTCGCCACCTTCTGAAACACAAATCAGTACTTCTAAGTAACGTATTACCTCGACCTGATAAACCTCCAAAACGAAAATTTGAAAAAGGTCATCAGGAGGGAAAagatgaaacaaaatatcaaaggACAAAATGTAAAGTGACTGATAAAAAAATGATAGAAACTACACAAGGTTATTCTGGTAGTAAAACCAACTTTAATGTTAAAGGTTTGACCTCTGTATCTTCAGTTACTAAGAAAGAACCAACTCAGTCTATATATAATTCTACCAAAGAAAGCAACTTAAATCTGAATAAATCTAGTGATGAAGAAACTATACCACCTGTTATGGTGGATCAGAATACCTCTGAGAACACTAATGCTGTTAAAAGGGAAGCTACTTTGGAATAATgttcataaaatgtaaagttaaaggGAAGTTACTTTAGAATAACGTTTGTGAGATGAAAAGTTAAAGTAATGTTAGTTTATAATTATGTTCATAACATAAGATGAGAAGCTAAAGAGAGGGTACTGTAGAATAATGTTCACACAGTGTAAGTTAAAGAATGAATACAAATTGAATAAAGGTTTCAAGGTTTAGGGAAATAAAGatggtaacaataataaaaatgtatgctGTGTTGGTTTGAGTTAAGttctttgtatttataaaacttgttAGATAAACTTTTAAGTGCTGTATGATCTTTGTCTCAATTACACataaaacaaagttgaaatgagtaattttgaaatgtttgcaTGGGTTTTTCATATTATGAATTGTGATAGTTTACTTGAGAAAATAGTGTTTGGTATTAAATTCTGTGTGTGTACCTGTAACTTGTCATTCCAGTTGTGTAAATGCACTTCTTGGAGATGTTTTCCAACTATTGGCTCATTTCATAAGCTCCAGTTTTccattttattgaaatgttttaatgaaCTATTTTTTGGTAGGTAATACATACAAGTTATCTATCAAAgatgataaaatgtatttttaggtagtgatatatattatgtttttaatatggtAATAATTAACTGAATGAAACCAGATTTTAGTCAGTGTGAACATGAAttagtatttattgtatttaagaaaatgttcttAAAATTGTGTGTAAGTGCTGTGTAGTTTATTATACAAGATGTAGCAGTTTTTCTCATGTGAGTAATTTTTAAATCTGAGAACACAGGAACCTTTTTGTTGGATGAAAAAAGCTTTTGGTCataacagttgttttttaaatcattatttctttCAAGATGATGTACGTTATGTGAAAACTTGTTTTCAGTTCCTAAAATTGTTCCATGATTTGCAGATAGCTCAGAGACTATAATCCACAAAGATGTGTGTGCCATCAGTAATTATCACTTAGCCAAAGCAGTAAGCCCTTGGAGGAGTTAACTTAATAATGCATTTTCACATTAGGATATTTCTAATGTTTGTATGATACTCAAGGAATGTCATTTTGATAAAATACACTATTGTACATCAGTCAGAGTGCATAATAGAAAAATGCTTTGTTttgattatgtaatattttaaatatattttttttttctgttttgttttcatcaaGTCATGATCTATGATACACTGATGTTAGAATCACTAAAATAAAGAACAGGAATTTTGGAAAATGCCCCATAAAACAAAAGCTATCACCAAAAAgaaagatgtaattatttaaatcttattaaaatattagattttgcatacatcttttaaaatgattttcagaACTGTGTAGGTGATTGATAAGGTCAAATATACTGTTGCACTCtgtgtacaatgttttaattttatatttacagtaaagctgttttttttttttatcccatGGAAACTTTTATGCTAAGCTGGAAGAATAGATGATATTCCAGGTTCTCATAGTAATATGTAGAATGTAAAAGAGCAAGAACTAGTTAGTTTCTCTAATTAAAATGCAGTAAATTATGTATTGAAAATGCATTTTCATTGACCT is part of the Tachypleus tridentatus isolate NWPU-2018 chromosome 4, ASM421037v1, whole genome shotgun sequence genome and encodes:
- the LOC143249486 gene encoding NAD-dependent protein deacetylase Sirt6-like isoform X3, translated to MAKTNVISHSWLGTTAIEDKKWHNVHDQEEDLTIKVIQLVQWIRESKHVVVHTGAGISTSAGIPDFRGPNGVWTLEEQGEKPQINISFDSAIPTKTHMAIAEFVKLGLIHFVVSQNVDGLHLRSGLNPEKFCELHGNMFLEKCKQCQRGKASVTVGQKCTNQACLWRKPNGRLCRGKLHDTILDWEDELPEKDYELADAHSRAADLSLCLGTTLQIVPSGGLPLLTKKNGGRLVICNLQPTNCDQSADVIIHDYIDNLIEKIAAHLGVSIPMYCPEKDPTLKAKSSLVEYSPLRHLPPRHLLKHKSVLLSNVLPRPDKPPKRKFEKGHQEGKDETKYQRTKCKVTDKKMIETTQGYSGSKTNFNVKGLTSVSSVTKKEPTQSIYNSTKESNLNLNKSSDEETIPPVMVDQNTSENTNAVKREATLE
- the LOC143249486 gene encoding NAD-dependent protein deacetylase Sirt6-like isoform X1 → MAKTNVISHSWLGTTAIEDKKWHNVHDQEEDLTIKVIQLVQWIRESKHVVVHTGAGISTSAGIPDFRGPNGVWTLEEQGEKPQINISFDSAIPTKTHMAIAEFVKLGLIHFVVSQNVDGLHLRSGLNPEKFCELHGNMFLEKCKQCQRLFIRGKASVTVGQKCTNQACLWRKPNGRLCRGKLHDTILDWEDELPEKDYELADAHSRAADLSLCLGTTLQIVPSGGLPLLTKKNGGRLVICNLQPTNCDQSADVIIHDYIDNLIEKIAAHLGVSIPMYCPEKDPTLKAKSSLVEYSPLRHLPPRHLLKHKSVLLSNVLPRPDKPPKRKFEKGHQEGKDETKYQRTKCKVTDKKMIETTQGYSGSKTNFNVKGLTSVSSVTKKEPTQSIYNSTKESNLNLNKSSDEETIPPVMVDQNTSENTNAVKREATLE
- the LOC143249486 gene encoding NAD-dependent protein deacetylase Sirt6-like isoform X2 codes for the protein MSCSYADGLSKYENKGICGLPEVHDQEEDLTIKVIQLVQWIRESKHVVVHTGAGISTSAGIPDFRGPNGVWTLEEQGEKPQINISFDSAIPTKTHMAIAEFVKLGLIHFVVSQNVDGLHLRSGLNPEKFCELHGNMFLEKCKQCQRLFIRGKASVTVGQKCTNQACLWRKPNGRLCRGKLHDTILDWEDELPEKDYELADAHSRAADLSLCLGTTLQIVPSGGLPLLTKKNGGRLVICNLQPTNCDQSADVIIHDYIDNLIEKIAAHLGVSIPMYCPEKDPTLKAKSSLVEYSPLRHLPPRHLLKHKSVLLSNVLPRPDKPPKRKFEKGHQEGKDETKYQRTKCKVTDKKMIETTQGYSGSKTNFNVKGLTSVSSVTKKEPTQSIYNSTKESNLNLNKSSDEETIPPVMVDQNTSENTNAVKREATLE
- the LOC143249486 gene encoding NAD-dependent protein deacetylase Sirt6-like isoform X4 translates to MSCSYADGLSKYENKGICGLPEVHDQEEDLTIKVIQLVQWIRESKHVVVHTGAGISTSAGIPDFRGPNGVWTLEEQGEKPQINISFDSAIPTKTHMAIAEFVKLGLIHFVVSQNVDGLHLRSGLNPEKFCELHGNMFLEKCKQCQRGKASVTVGQKCTNQACLWRKPNGRLCRGKLHDTILDWEDELPEKDYELADAHSRAADLSLCLGTTLQIVPSGGLPLLTKKNGGRLVICNLQPTNCDQSADVIIHDYIDNLIEKIAAHLGVSIPMYCPEKDPTLKAKSSLVEYSPLRHLPPRHLLKHKSVLLSNVLPRPDKPPKRKFEKGHQEGKDETKYQRTKCKVTDKKMIETTQGYSGSKTNFNVKGLTSVSSVTKKEPTQSIYNSTKESNLNLNKSSDEETIPPVMVDQNTSENTNAVKREATLE